The Candidatus Binatus sp. genomic sequence ACATCTCCGATGACAACCTCCCGCGCCCTGCACACGGCAAGCGAACTGCGTTAGCGTGATTTGAGGAATGGCCTCAATAAGTAGGCGGCATGTCCAGATAGATCATCGTCGCGCGACAGGTTAGCGAAGACCAACAATTCTTGGAGAGTTCGGTTCCGTAAGACTCGCACCCCCAAAGCAGCAAGCCATTCGCGTGTCGCGTAAATGCTTTGAATCGCAACTGTGAGATCGCGTCTCCTTCCGTCGGAGATGGATCCCACAGCTGGTTTTTGCACGAAATCGCCTCTGTCTCACCAAGAGTGGTGTAGTTTACACCCGTAAGGTCGGCGGGTTTGTAGATGCGTACTTCGCTTTCAAGTGCTTGCGCTGACGTCTTATCGACATGCACCTGAGCGACAAAGGGACCGTAACATCCGAAAAGGTTGCATAGGCACGCCAGACTGAATCTCACGAGAGATGTTCTGCAACGTCGCGTAACCATTTCGCATGGCCTGAAAGCTACGCGACTTTGGGTTTCCGGTTGACGTTGACGAAGCGCAGTTCGACCCGCTTGTTCAACGCATTGGCGATGCGTTCGAGCATCGCAAGTGAGTGGCCGTGGTAATCGGCGTCTTCGAGTCGCGAAATCACGGAAGTGGTGGTACCGACCAGTTTGGCGAGTTGTTGTTGGGTGAGGCCCGCGCGCTTGCGAAGCGCACAAAGCTTTCGCGCAATCGTGTCGTTGGCCTCGGCTTCCGCAAGTGCGGCCATCCGCTGAGGGTGCCCTTCATAGTGACGCCGATGAATGATCTCGATCGCGTCAGTCGTCGGTGTGCGCTTTTTGGTGGCTTTCATAGAGAGCTATTCCGGCATCGGGTAAGAGGTAGCTAAGCGACCGACAGGAGTGCAATGGCGGGCGCGCAGATACCTCGACTTCGGTGGACTCCCCTCAAGATGACGGATTGGCGGTCTAAACGAGCAGCGTGAGCGGATCTGTCATCCTGACCGAAGCGAGTTAACGCGAGCACAGGGACAAAGGCGAGGGAAGCGGCCTCCGCTCAGGATGACAGAGGGGAGCAGCCTTCGCTCAGGATGACGGAGGGGAGAGCAGCCTGCGCTCAGGATGACGGAGGGGGCGCATCGGGCGAGGAAGTGCAGTGGCGGGCGATCCGGCACCCTCACCGCCTCGCCGCTGCGCGCCTCGGCCGCCTCTCCCGTAAAAATAACGGGCGAGGGACGGAAGGGCGGAATCGTTCAATTACACTGGATCGTCATCGGGGGCGCTGTCGCCAGGAAGGACCACATCTGAATCATCGTGGTCGGGAGAATCGCCGACCACCTCGACGGGCTCGGCGGGATTGATCGGCGATGGTGCTGCGATCGGGACGAGGCGGCGGGAGACGATGATGAATGCCGAATGTGCGATCATCCGGAAATGCG encodes the following:
- the rcsF gene encoding Rcs stress response system protein RcsF, giving the protein MVTRRCRTSLVRFSLACLCNLFGCYGPFVAQVHVDKTSAQALESEVRIYKPADLTGVNYTTLGETEAISCKNQLWDPSPTEGDAISQLRFKAFTRHANGLLLWGCESYGTELSKNCWSSLTCRATMIYLDMPPTY
- a CDS encoding helix-turn-helix transcriptional regulator, translating into MKATKKRTPTTDAIEIIHRRHYEGHPQRMAALAEAEANDTIARKLCALRKRAGLTQQQLAKLVGTTTSVISRLEDADYHGHSLAMLERIANALNKRVELRFVNVNRKPKVA